The Metabacillus schmidteae genome has a segment encoding these proteins:
- the glpK gene encoding glycerol kinase GlpK has protein sequence METYILSLDQGTTSSRAIIFNKKGEIVHVAQKEFTQFFPQSGWVEHNASEIWGSVLAVIATVLSESSIRAEQIEGIGITNQRETTVVWDKETGIPVYNAIVWQSRQTSEICEELKQGGYESKIRKKTGLLIDPYFSGTKVKWILDNVEGARSKAEEGKLLFGTIDTWLIWKLSGGRAHVTDYSNASRTLMYNIHELKWDSELLDILTIPASMLPEVRSSSEIYAHTVGYHFFGAEVPIAGAAGDQQAAMFGQACFEKGMGKSTYGTGCFMLMNTGEKAVESEHGLLTTIAWGINGKVEYALEGSIFIAGAAIQWLKDSMRLLKQASDSEKYARRVESTDGVYVVPAFVGLGTPYWDSEVRGSVFGLTRGTTKEHFVRATIESLAYQTKDVLSVMEIDSGIKLKTLRVDGGAVKNNFLLEFQSDLLNVLVERPVINETTALGAAYLAGLAVGYWESQKEIESQWAIDHQFEPNMTEDKRNQLYNGWKKAVHAAMAFK, from the coding sequence ATGGAAACATACATCTTATCACTAGATCAAGGTACAACTAGCTCAAGGGCGATTATCTTTAATAAAAAGGGTGAAATTGTTCATGTTGCACAAAAAGAATTCACTCAATTTTTCCCTCAATCAGGATGGGTTGAACATAATGCCAGTGAGATTTGGGGATCAGTCCTCGCTGTTATTGCAACCGTTTTATCAGAATCCAGTATAAGAGCAGAACAAATAGAAGGAATTGGAATTACGAATCAACGTGAAACAACAGTTGTGTGGGATAAAGAGACAGGTATACCTGTTTATAATGCGATTGTTTGGCAATCAAGACAAACAAGTGAAATTTGTGAAGAGCTTAAGCAAGGTGGTTATGAATCAAAAATCCGCAAAAAAACCGGATTATTAATAGATCCTTATTTTTCAGGTACAAAAGTAAAGTGGATATTGGACAATGTTGAAGGAGCGAGAAGTAAAGCTGAAGAGGGGAAATTGTTATTCGGAACGATTGATACTTGGCTTATTTGGAAGCTCTCCGGTGGTAGGGCGCATGTAACAGATTATAGCAATGCATCGAGAACGTTAATGTATAACATTCATGAGTTGAAGTGGGATAGTGAATTATTAGATATTTTAACAATTCCGGCTTCAATGCTGCCGGAGGTTCGCTCATCCTCTGAAATTTATGCTCATACAGTTGGATATCATTTCTTTGGGGCAGAGGTTCCTATCGCTGGAGCAGCTGGAGATCAGCAGGCTGCTATGTTCGGCCAAGCTTGCTTTGAAAAAGGTATGGGGAAAAGCACCTATGGAACAGGATGTTTCATGTTAATGAACACAGGTGAAAAAGCTGTTGAATCAGAGCATGGGTTATTAACTACTATTGCTTGGGGAATAAACGGTAAAGTAGAATATGCTCTTGAAGGAAGTATTTTTATTGCCGGAGCAGCTATCCAATGGCTTAAGGACAGTATGAGATTGTTGAAACAAGCAAGTGATAGTGAAAAATACGCAAGAAGAGTGGAGTCAACAGATGGTGTTTATGTGGTTCCTGCCTTTGTCGGGCTTGGCACACCTTATTGGGATAGTGAGGTAAGGGGTTCTGTTTTTGGATTAACTCGTGGAACAACGAAAGAGCACTTTGTAAGAGCAACGATCGAATCGCTTGCTTATCAAACAAAAGATGTATTATCAGTGATGGAAATTGACTCAGGCATTAAGTTAAAAACACTCCGAGTTGATGGAGGAGCTGTCAAAAATAACTTCCTATTAGAATTTCAAAGTGACTTATTAAATGTACTGGTTGAGAGACCGGTCATTAATGAGACGACAGCACTTGGCGCAGCATATCTCGCAGGCTTGGCTGTAGGTTATTGGGAGAGTCAAAAGGAAATTGAATCACAATGGGCTATTGATCACCAATTCGAACCGAATATGACAGAAGACAAACGTAATCAACTATATAATGGATGGAAAAAGGCCGTTCATGCAGCAATGGCATTTAAATGA
- a CDS encoding glycerol-3-phosphate dehydrogenase/oxidase: MLSNLNRSEIITELTGQRFDLLVIGGGITGAGIALDATTRGMSTALVEMQDFAAGTSSRSTKLVHGGLRYLKQFDFKVVAEVGKERAIVYENGPHVTTPEWMLLPFYEGGNFGKFMTSIGLRVYDFLAGVKKSERRVMFNVEETLKRAPLIKKDGLKGGGYYVEYRTDDARLTIEVLKAAVKKGTKALNYSKVQDFLYEAGKVVGVIVEDQLTGETYEVRAKKVINATGPWVDGLREKDGSKKGKGLILSKGVHIVIDQSRFPLKQAIYFDTKEDKRMIFAIPRNGKTYVGTTDTFYHDDPVSPEITLDDVDYILDAINFMFPDIKATRTDVESSWAGVRPLILEEGKDPSEISRKDEIWESDSGLITIAGGKLTGYRKMAETIVNVVAQKFQSEEGRTFKGCQTLKLPISGGDVGGSKNYEKFVQDAAAKGVNIGLSKEDAVHLASFYGSNVFDVFELLNEKKEEAEKYGLPLVVLAKLLYALKYEMAATPVDFYFRRTGNLLFDIDSVREWKDNVCQYMRDQFGWSDIQNQRFFAELEVAIEAATGHNPIK; this comes from the coding sequence ATGTTATCCAATTTAAATAGAAGCGAAATTATTACTGAATTAACAGGACAGCGGTTCGATTTATTAGTTATCGGAGGCGGTATCACAGGTGCAGGAATTGCACTTGATGCAACAACACGTGGAATGAGTACAGCATTAGTCGAAATGCAGGATTTTGCTGCAGGTACATCAAGTCGTTCTACAAAGTTAGTACACGGAGGATTAAGATACTTAAAACAATTTGACTTCAAAGTAGTGGCAGAGGTTGGGAAGGAAAGAGCGATTGTATATGAAAATGGTCCACATGTAACAACACCAGAGTGGATGCTTCTCCCGTTCTATGAAGGAGGAAATTTCGGTAAATTTATGACCTCTATTGGGTTAAGGGTTTATGACTTCCTGGCTGGCGTAAAAAAAAGTGAACGAAGAGTCATGTTTAATGTTGAAGAAACCCTAAAAAGAGCTCCTTTGATCAAAAAAGACGGGTTAAAGGGTGGCGGTTATTATGTTGAATATCGTACAGATGATGCAAGATTAACGATTGAAGTGTTAAAAGCTGCAGTTAAGAAAGGAACAAAAGCATTAAATTATTCAAAGGTTCAAGATTTCCTTTATGAAGCTGGCAAAGTAGTAGGAGTTATTGTTGAAGACCAATTAACTGGTGAAACATATGAAGTAAGAGCTAAAAAAGTCATTAATGCAACAGGTCCATGGGTAGACGGTTTAAGGGAAAAAGATGGATCTAAAAAAGGAAAAGGCTTAATCTTGTCAAAAGGTGTTCATATCGTCATTGATCAGTCACGCTTTCCGTTAAAGCAAGCAATCTATTTTGATACAAAAGAAGACAAAAGGATGATATTTGCGATCCCAAGAAACGGTAAAACCTACGTAGGGACAACAGATACATTTTATCATGATGATCCTGTGTCTCCTGAAATTACTTTGGATGATGTTGATTACATTCTTGATGCTATTAACTTTATGTTTCCTGACATTAAGGCGACAAGAACTGATGTGGAATCATCTTGGGCTGGAGTTCGACCGCTTATTCTTGAAGAAGGGAAAGATCCGTCGGAGATTTCACGTAAAGACGAAATTTGGGAATCTGATTCTGGTCTAATCACCATCGCCGGTGGAAAATTAACTGGATACAGAAAAATGGCTGAAACAATTGTGAATGTTGTTGCACAGAAATTTCAATCAGAAGAGGGACGTACCTTTAAGGGATGTCAAACATTGAAGCTTCCAATTTCAGGTGGAGATGTTGGAGGTTCTAAAAATTACGAGAAATTTGTTCAAGATGCAGCAGCTAAAGGCGTAAATATCGGATTATCAAAAGAAGATGCTGTTCATCTTGCATCATTCTATGGTTCAAATGTTTTTGATGTATTTGAATTGTTAAATGAAAAGAAAGAAGAAGCGGAAAAGTACGGACTTCCATTAGTTGTTTTAGCAAAGCTTCTTTATGCTCTTAAATATGAAATGGCGGCTACTCCAGTTGATTTCTATTTTAGAAGAACAGGTAATTTGTTGTTTGATATTGATTCAGTAAGAGAATGGAAAGATAATGTATGTCAATATATGAGAGATCAATTTGGTTGGTCTGATATCCAAAATCAAAGGTTTTTTGCTGAACTTGAAGTGGCAATAGAGGCTGCAACAGGACATAATCCAATAAAGTAA
- a CDS encoding LacI family DNA-binding transcriptional regulator has protein sequence MTITIKDIAKQVGVSYSTVSKALNDSPLVKHETKAKIIKLAKEMGYEPNYAAQRLVSKQSKVIGLIWPTLERVAPSTLITKINEEISKHGYSMILSINSIEESIEMFKRFQVDGVIIFNRDNFEMPKTFPMPVVTYGVNKNKSIPVIDVNYREAMHSAVEYLYRLGHENIAFLGDFSFIDERQVEKYYGFQQAMEKLGLKINSHNLINTGGLDWYDGYMATNRLLSSAFQPTAIIGTSYDISAGIVRSLRQANYILPKDMSVISYDNIPQMENLEVPLTSVGVPVEEIAQNMVKTLLNYIKDPNSVPVSQTLTPKINERTSCATAGRLPLEQ, from the coding sequence ATGACGATTACGATAAAAGATATCGCAAAACAAGTCGGTGTTAGTTATTCCACTGTCTCTAAAGCTCTAAATGATAGCCCCCTTGTAAAACATGAAACAAAGGCTAAAATCATTAAATTAGCAAAAGAGATGGGGTACGAACCGAATTATGCTGCCCAGAGGCTTGTCTCCAAGCAATCAAAGGTTATCGGCTTAATTTGGCCAACCTTAGAACGTGTTGCCCCTTCTACTTTAATTACAAAAATTAATGAAGAAATTAGTAAGCATGGCTATTCCATGATCCTTTCCATTAACTCAATTGAGGAATCAATTGAAATGTTTAAACGATTTCAAGTGGACGGGGTTATCATATTTAATCGAGACAACTTTGAAATGCCAAAAACCTTTCCTATGCCTGTTGTAACTTATGGGGTAAATAAAAATAAGTCGATCCCTGTTATTGATGTAAATTATAGGGAAGCTATGCATTCAGCTGTTGAATACTTATATCGTTTGGGACATGAAAACATCGCTTTTCTAGGAGACTTTTCTTTTATTGATGAAAGACAAGTCGAAAAATATTACGGTTTTCAGCAAGCGATGGAAAAATTAGGTCTAAAAATAAATAGTCATAACTTAATCAATACCGGTGGACTTGATTGGTATGATGGTTACATGGCTACAAATCGACTATTAAGCTCTGCTTTTCAGCCCACAGCTATTATCGGAACAAGTTATGACATAAGTGCTGGAATTGTTCGTTCCTTAAGACAAGCAAATTATATTCTTCCAAAGGATATGTCTGTTATAAGCTATGACAATATTCCGCAGATGGAAAATTTGGAAGTTCCATTAACAAGCGTTGGAGTGCCTGTCGAAGAAATTGCTCAAAACATGGTGAAAACGTTGTTAAACTATATTAAAGATCCAAATTCGGTTCCAGTTAGTCAAACCTTAACACCAAAAATTAACGAAAGAACATCCTGTGCCACAGCAGGAAGATTACCGTTAGAACAATAA